DNA sequence from the Cohnella herbarum genome:
GCCGGTCGATTTCACTTTCGGTTGGTACGAGCAAGTATTTAACGATCCTAGAATCACGATCGGATACCGGAATACGATCTTCTACACGACGTTAGGTACGGCTATCGCGTTAATGGTTACTTCGATGGGAGCCTTCGCGCTGTCTCAGAAGAGAATGTTATTCCGCAAGTGGATCATGCTCGCTATCGTCTTTACGATATTGTTCGGCGGAGGGATGATTCCTAGTTTTCTTGTCGTCAAGGAGCTAGGCATTCTGAACACGCCATGGGCCATGATGCTGCCCGGCGCGGTTGGCACGTTTAATCTGCTCGTCTTTCGCACGTTTTTCGAGGAACTGCCGGAGGAGTTGTTCGATGCAGGGAGAATAGACGGGTTGAAAGATATCGGATTGTTCCTTCGTATCGTCGTTCCCTTGTCCAAACCGGTATATGCGGCGATTGGTCTGTTCTCCGCCGTGGGGATCTGGAATAACTTCTATAGCGCGATCTTGTACTTAAGAAATCCGGATCTCTTTCCGCTAACGATGATCCTGAGGGATCTGATCATCAAAGGCACGCTGGATGCGGAGATGGCGACCCAGGCTACGGTTGGCGGAGATTTGGTCACGACGGACGCGCTTAAGTTCGCGACGATCATGGTCACGATGCTTCCCATTCTGCTGCTGTATCCGTTTCTGCAGAAATATTTCGTCAAAGGCGTCATGCTGGGATCAATCAAAGGCTAAGAGATGGATGGTTTTCGTCGAACTTTACGGAATTAAACTACGGACGGGAAGTGTATACGCATGATCGAAGCGGCGTTGCTGGGCGCCGGCGGAAGAGGAATGTTCG
Encoded proteins:
- a CDS encoding carbohydrate ABC transporter permease, encoding MRTKVGVFDVVNVMIMIGLIVVTLYPFWYMISVSLSDELAVMQGKVSLWPVDFTFGWYEQVFNDPRITIGYRNTIFYTTLGTAIALMVTSMGAFALSQKRMLFRKWIMLAIVFTILFGGGMIPSFLVVKELGILNTPWAMMLPGAVGTFNLLVFRTFFEELPEELFDAGRIDGLKDIGLFLRIVVPLSKPVYAAIGLFSAVGIWNNFYSAILYLRNPDLFPLTMILRDLIIKGTLDAEMATQATVGGDLVTTDALKFATIMVTMLPILLLYPFLQKYFVKGVMLGSIKG